One genomic region from Gossypium hirsutum isolate 1008001.06 chromosome D13, Gossypium_hirsutum_v2.1, whole genome shotgun sequence encodes:
- the LOC107920433 gene encoding UTP--glucose-1-phosphate uridylyltransferase isoform X1 → MDLEKGMMDCLYAKWLNGDLKKAMKDEKPIIIEVNEFKSIEKFKIFNTNNLWVNLNAIKRLVEADALKMEIIPNPKEVNGIKVLQLEIAAGAAIRV, encoded by the exons ATGGATCTAGAGAAGGGAATGATGGACTGCTTATATGCAAAAT GGTTGAATGGGGATCTAAAAAAGGCAATGAAAGATGAAAAACCAATTATAATTGAG GTCAATGAGTTCAAGTCtatagaaaagtttaaaattttcaatacaaaCAATTT GTGGGTAAACCTGAATGCTATCAAGAGGCTTGTGGAAGCTGATGCACTCAAGATGGAGATCATTCCAAACCCGAAG GAGGTCAATGGAATCAAGGTTCTTCAACTGGAAATTGCAGCTGGTGCAGCAATTAGGGTATAA
- the LOC107920433 gene encoding UTP--glucose-1-phosphate uridylyltransferase isoform X2 — MNCCTYQRRLNGDLKKAMKDEKPIIIEVNEFKSIEKFKIFNTNNLWVNLNAIKRLVEADALKMEIIPNPKEVNGIKVLQLEIAAGAAIRV, encoded by the exons ATGAATTGCTGCACATATCAACGGA GGTTGAATGGGGATCTAAAAAAGGCAATGAAAGATGAAAAACCAATTATAATTGAG GTCAATGAGTTCAAGTCtatagaaaagtttaaaattttcaatacaaaCAATTT GTGGGTAAACCTGAATGCTATCAAGAGGCTTGTGGAAGCTGATGCACTCAAGATGGAGATCATTCCAAACCCGAAG GAGGTCAATGGAATCAAGGTTCTTCAACTGGAAATTGCAGCTGGTGCAGCAATTAGGGTATAA